From Capra hircus breed San Clemente chromosome 1, ASM170441v1, whole genome shotgun sequence, the proteins below share one genomic window:
- the C1H3orf38 gene encoding uncharacterized protein C3orf38 homolog isoform X1: MRDTSLSSQQPGTTDRSTEFPECPHLLPLPPTGLEYPRLSGGERPERHFRYLLPRRRPAGPKEATLLAASSPPILGVEMTGLSYTEMEGCRNLLSLLDNDEIMALCDTITNRLVQPEDRQDAIRAILVYSQSVEELLRRRKVHREVIFKYLATQGVIIPPATEKHNLIQHAKDYWKKQLQPKLKETPEPVKTEDIRPSEQQEKEEKNAEKVDFRRLGEEFCQWFFELLNSQNPLLGPPQDEWGPQHFWHDVKLRFYYNTSEQNVIDYYGAEIVSLRLLSLVKEEYLFLSPNLDSHGLKCAASPHGLVMVGVAGTVHRGNTCLGIFEQIFGLIRCPFVENTWKIKFINLRIIGESSLAPGTLMKPAITFEPSDLEAFYNINTLCGPVKYNSM; the protein is encoded by the exons ATGCGAGATACTTCTCTCAGTTCCCAGCAGCCCGGAACCACCGATCGGAGTACCGAGTTTCCTGAGTGCCCTCATTTACTACCACTTCCGCCTACGGGTCTGGAATACCCGAGGCTCTCCGGTGGCGAACGGCCGGAAAGGCACTTCCGGTATCTGTTGCCAAGGCGCCGGCCCGCTGGGCCTAAGGAAGCGACATTGTTGGCGGCGTCCTCTCCCCCCATTCTGGGGGTCGAGATGACGGGGCTCAGCTACACGGAGATGGAGGGCTGTCGTAACCTGCTCAGCCTATTGGACAACGATGAGATCATGGCCCTGTGCGACACTATCACCAACCGTCTGGTGCAGCCTGAGGACCGCCAAG ATGCCATTCGTGCAATATTAGTCTACAGTCAAAGTGTAGAAGAACTTCTGAGGCGAAGAAAAGTCCACCGAGAAGTCATATTTAAATACTTGGCAACACAGGGTGTTATTATACCTCCAGCTACTGAAAAACACAATCTTATTCAGCATGCAAAGGATTACTGGAAAAAGCAGTTACAACCAAAATTGAAGGAAACGCCAGAGCCAGTTAAGACAGAGGACATTAGACCCTCTGAACAG caggagaaagaagaaaaaaatgccgAAAAGGTTGATTTTCGTCGATTAGGTGAAGAATTCTGTCAGTGGTTCTTTGAACTTCTGAATTCTCAGAATCCTCTTCTGGGACCACCTCAAGATGAATGGGGGCCACAGCACTTCTGGCACGATGTCAAGCTTAGGTTTTATTACAACACATCTGAACAAAATGTGATAGACTACTATGGAGCAGAAATTGTGAGCCTTCGTCTGCTGTCACTAGTGAAAGAGGAATATCTTTTTCTCAGTCCCAACCTAGATTCCCATGGACTAAAATGTGCTGCTTCTCCCCATGGTCTCGTTATGGTCGGAGTCGCTGGGACTGTCCACCGAGGAAACACTTGTTTGGGCATTTTTGAACAAATTTTTGGACTCATCCGCTGCCCTTTTGTGGAGAATACTTGGAAAATCAAATTTATCAACCTGAGGATTATAGGAGAGAGTTCCCTTGCTCCTGGAACATTAATGAAACCGGCTATTACATTTGAACCAAGTGACCTAGAAGCCTTTTATAATATAAACACTTTATGTGGTCCAGTGAAGTACAACTCCATGTAA
- the C1H3orf38 gene encoding uncharacterized protein C3orf38 homolog isoform X2: protein MRDTSLSSQQPGTTDRSTEFPECPHLLPLPPTGLEYPRLSGGERPERHFRYLLPRRRPAGPKEATLLAASSPPILGVEMTGLSYTEMEGCRNLLSLLDNDEIMALCDTITNRLVQPEDRQDAIRAILVYSQSVEELLRRRKVHREVIFKYLATQGVIIPPATEKHNLIQHAKDYWKKQLQPKLKETPEPVKTEDIRPSEQEKEEKNAEKVDFRRLGEEFCQWFFELLNSQNPLLGPPQDEWGPQHFWHDVKLRFYYNTSEQNVIDYYGAEIVSLRLLSLVKEEYLFLSPNLDSHGLKCAASPHGLVMVGVAGTVHRGNTCLGIFEQIFGLIRCPFVENTWKIKFINLRIIGESSLAPGTLMKPAITFEPSDLEAFYNINTLCGPVKYNSM from the exons ATGCGAGATACTTCTCTCAGTTCCCAGCAGCCCGGAACCACCGATCGGAGTACCGAGTTTCCTGAGTGCCCTCATTTACTACCACTTCCGCCTACGGGTCTGGAATACCCGAGGCTCTCCGGTGGCGAACGGCCGGAAAGGCACTTCCGGTATCTGTTGCCAAGGCGCCGGCCCGCTGGGCCTAAGGAAGCGACATTGTTGGCGGCGTCCTCTCCCCCCATTCTGGGGGTCGAGATGACGGGGCTCAGCTACACGGAGATGGAGGGCTGTCGTAACCTGCTCAGCCTATTGGACAACGATGAGATCATGGCCCTGTGCGACACTATCACCAACCGTCTGGTGCAGCCTGAGGACCGCCAAG ATGCCATTCGTGCAATATTAGTCTACAGTCAAAGTGTAGAAGAACTTCTGAGGCGAAGAAAAGTCCACCGAGAAGTCATATTTAAATACTTGGCAACACAGGGTGTTATTATACCTCCAGCTACTGAAAAACACAATCTTATTCAGCATGCAAAGGATTACTGGAAAAAGCAGTTACAACCAAAATTGAAGGAAACGCCAGAGCCAGTTAAGACAGAGGACATTAGACCCTCTGAACAG gagaaagaagaaaaaaatgccgAAAAGGTTGATTTTCGTCGATTAGGTGAAGAATTCTGTCAGTGGTTCTTTGAACTTCTGAATTCTCAGAATCCTCTTCTGGGACCACCTCAAGATGAATGGGGGCCACAGCACTTCTGGCACGATGTCAAGCTTAGGTTTTATTACAACACATCTGAACAAAATGTGATAGACTACTATGGAGCAGAAATTGTGAGCCTTCGTCTGCTGTCACTAGTGAAAGAGGAATATCTTTTTCTCAGTCCCAACCTAGATTCCCATGGACTAAAATGTGCTGCTTCTCCCCATGGTCTCGTTATGGTCGGAGTCGCTGGGACTGTCCACCGAGGAAACACTTGTTTGGGCATTTTTGAACAAATTTTTGGACTCATCCGCTGCCCTTTTGTGGAGAATACTTGGAAAATCAAATTTATCAACCTGAGGATTATAGGAGAGAGTTCCCTTGCTCCTGGAACATTAATGAAACCGGCTATTACATTTGAACCAAGTGACCTAGAAGCCTTTTATAATATAAACACTTTATGTGGTCCAGTGAAGTACAACTCCATGTAA